The Geothrix oryzae DNA window CAGGATTCGTTTCCCCGCCTGCGCCGGGAGGAGGATGCCCTCGGCCGGCTGGCGGACGCCAGCATCCGCCAGGGCGCCCGGCTGAGCCTGGCGGTGAAGGGGCTGGTGGCCCACACGCCGCGGCTTCTGGAAGAGACCAAGGCCCGGACCGACCAGCTTCAACAGTTCCGGAAGTCGGCGGATGGGGTGCGCGATCAGGCCGAGGCCCTGGCGCGGCGGATCGATGCCTTCCGGGACGAGTCCCAGCAGCGGATCCGGTCGTTCGGAGGGGCGCAGGGATCCCTCCGGATCATCGACCAGGCGGCCCAGCAGACCGGGCTCCTGGCCGTGAATGCGGCGATCCTGGCCCAGCAGGGTGGCGGCGGGGCCGGAATGCAGGCCATCGGCGGACGCCTGCGCAGCCTGGCGGAGCAGACTTCGGGCGGGGCCTCGAACCTGGAGCGCGCCCTGGACCAGCATCAGCTGGAACTGGAACGGGAGAACACCGGCCTCTGGGACCTCCAGGAGGTGACCCAGCACCTGCGTTCCGGCATCCAGGAACTGCTGCGGGTGGCCGGACATCTGGATCAGCAGGGCCAGGACATGGAGCGGGCCCTGGAGACCCACCTCGGGCTGGTGGACCAGGTGCGCCAGACGGCGGATCGGGCCGAGCTTTCCCTCCACGAGGTGCGTGAGCGCTCGGCGGCGATCGAAGCGGCCCTGGAGCGACAGTGGGGCGTGGAGGCGAAGGTGTTCCCGGAGCGGGAACGCCTGGCCCGGATCGCCCACCACCTGGCCGAGGTGGGCGACGAATTCGCCCGCGTCAGCCAGCAGAACATCGACGAGACCTGGCACATCCTCATCGGCCACCAGGAGATCCGGCGCAGCGAGGCCTACCTCCAGATCGCCTCGGGCGGGTTGCCTGGCCTTCTCGGCTCGACGGATCAACCGGAATCGCCCGGGAACCGGCTCGTCTGGGCCCGGACCCAGCGTCACCCGCGTCTCCTGGTCGGATCCGGCTCTCAGCTGCCCATGGGGCGCCGGGACGAATCCGGTGAGGTGCGCCTGCGGCTGATGGGGCTGGATGCGCTGGACCGGCCGGAACCTTCGGCCGTGGAAGCGTGGTCCTGCGATGCGGATGCGCGGGTGTGGAGCCTGAGGCTGATCGAGCCGCTGAGGACCGAAGACCATCGGCTCTCCCTGCTGGAAACCCTCAAGGAAAGCCCTCTGGTGGCCTGCCTTCCGGGGCTCGATCTGCGGATCTCCCCCGAGGGTGCCGACATCCTTCTGGCCACGCCCTATCCGGGATTTCCCGTATTCCTGGGCGGGCTCCGGCTCGAGATGCCGGTCGAAGCGGAGGCCTGGACTCAGGGCTTCCGGGAGATCGAACCCCGGGCCCCGTTCCACCAGCAGCTGATTTGGATCGGCCCCGAAGTGCACCCGGAGCTGCGGCAGGGCCTCATGCGCCTGATCCACCACTGGGTGCGCGACGATCACCGGCACGAGAGCTTCATGCCTTGGCTGCCTTACGAAGGGAACCGTCCCCCTTGTCCCTGGCTCTCCGAGGGCGAGGTGACGGACCGTCTCGAGGGCTGGCCCGGGATCCGCTGCCTGGGCGTCGACGCCGATCCGACCCTCCTGCATCCCCTCAGAGACCGCCTGATCCAGGCGGGCGCCGTGGAAGGAGCGGAGGGTGCCGTGCTCTGTGCCATGGGGCTCGCCCACGCCCATCCCGAGGCCCTGCTCCTGAGGCTCTTCCAGGCCGACCTGGAGCTGGCCGGGGCCTTCCATCCCGAGCTGGTCCCCTTCCAATCGCGGCTTCGCGATGAGGTGCTGGCCGCGGAATCGAGCGATCCCTATCGCGCGGCCTGGCAGCTCCTGGAGGACCTGCAGCGGAAGGGGTGGGCCCTTCCGCTGCCATCCGCATGACGCGCCTGTGACGGGCGGATCTGCTGAATGTTTCCGGTGGGGTTGACAGCCGCGCTGCGCTGCCGATACCTGATTCAAGCGATCTTTGGACCCCCTCCAGACGGTGTGTGATCCAGGGCCCGGGATTGCCGCCAACCGATGTCCACCCCCAGCGGTGGCCGTTGGATCTGCGGGAGGCCACGGAACGCCACCCACAGGAGATGTCATGTTCCCTTTCGCGTTCCCGCGCGGCCAGGGGCCTGCCTACGCGGACCTGCCGCCCACCCTTCAGCCCTGCGCCATCGCGGCCTCGGCACCCCCTTCCGAGTATCGGCTTGCGGCGACCCTGTCCGGGCTGGTCTACCTCCTGATCGGAGGCGCGGCCCTGGCGCTGGCGTCTCTCGCGCCCGCCGCCATCCTGCAAGTGAACCGCCCCACGAAACCCGAGCGGATCATCGAGTTCGAGGGGCCGCGAATGCCGCGGTTCGTCGAGCACCGGCTCCCCGCATCCGGGGGCTCGGGTGGAGGCCTCGCCCTGCCCACGGCCCCGGCTGTGGCGGCGCCCCGCGTGGATCCTGAGGTCCCCGCGGCAAGCCTGCCCACGGAGAATCATCGCGGGGATCTTCCGGCAGGGGGGCCCGGGCGCGCCGATTCCCCGGCCCAGCCTAACGGATCGGCCCAGCCGATGGGAATGGCCAGCCCCGGGATTCGCGACTTCACCATGGTCGGGTTGACGGAGCTTCGTCGCGTGGAGCCGGTGTACCCGGACTTCGCCCGCCGCGCGCGCATCCAGGGCTCGGTGGTCCTCTCGATGACGGTGGACGACCAGGGCTTGCCGATCCAGGTGCAGGTACTGGAAGGCCCCCAGGCCCTCCACGAGGCCGCCCTGCAGGCGGCGCGGCAGTGGCGCTTCGAGCCGGCCCGGATCGATGGCCGGTCCGTGGCCGCCCGCTTCAAGCTCACCTTGAACTTCCGGCTGAGGTGATACCGTGAAGGCGTGGGTCAGGGCGTCGCTGTCCGCAAGGGCAGAGGAAAGTCCGGGCTCCGCAGGGTGCTGGGCCTGGTAACGCCAGGGCGGGGTGACCCGACGGACAGTGCAACAGAGAACAGACCGCCGATGGATCCTCGGATCACAGGTAAGGGTGAAACGGTGGGGTAAGAGCCCACCGCCGGACTGGCAACAGGACGGGCATGGTAAACCCCCCAGGGAGCAAGACCAAATAGGCCGGCGCACCGCGCAAGCGGCGAGGGTTGACCCGACCGAGCCGGCGGGTAGGTCGCACGAGGTGGGTGGTGACATTCATCCCAGAGGAATGACGCTCCACGACAGAACCCGGCTTACCGATCCACCACGGCCTCCGCAAGGGGGCCGTGCTCAATATCCTCCGGGGGTCCCCCCCGCAACGCATGCGTTGCGGGGATCTAAGGGCGCGCTGCGCGCACACCCCCGGACCCCCGCGCTCAGCCCGGCGAAGCCGTGCCTCGCTTTGTCCTGCTTTCGGGGTTAGGCGTGGTGCTGACAAGGGGGACTGGGCGAAGTGCGGGGGCTGTTTCACGCCTCTTTGATTGGAGTAGGCTGGTTTCCTCTCTGGATAGGCCTCTGATTCGTTCCTCCCATCGCCATCCCCGCACGCCTGGAACGGGCGCTGGAGTCGTGCGCCCCGGCTGACGCAAGGGCGTGGCACCCCGCAGGGCCGCCATCGCCGCGGCCGGATGAATCTGTTTCCCGGAGATGCCCATGTTCCATGACCTACCCAGCCTGGCCCGCCGTCTCGAGAGTGCCCAGGCCCGTCAGAACGAGCGTTTCAACCAGGCCGCCGGTGGCCGCAGCCTCCCGGTGGGCGGCGGCTTCGCCCATGTCCGCGGCCCGGGCCATCCGCTGAATCAGGCGTTGGGTCTGATCGATCCGATCACCGAGGCAGACCTCGACGCCATCGAATCCTTTCTCGGCACGCCGACGGTGCTGGAGCTGAGCCCCGGCGCCGATCCCGATCTATGGCCCCTGCTCGCCCGGCGGGGCTATCGCCTGCAACAGTTCCAGCAGCTGTGGATCCGCTCCCTGGCCGGGGTGGAGGAGGCTCCGCCACCATCGGAGGTCCGCCGGGCAGAGCTCGGGGAGGCCGGCTCCTACAACCGGATCGTGGCGGCGGGGTTCATGGATCAGGACGATTGGCGCGGTCTGGTCCCTCCCTTCGAGGTCTCTCTCGCGGTCCCGGATGCCTGGGGGTTCCTGGCCATCGTGGATGGAGAGCCCGCGGGGGGCGGCATGCTCGGGATCGTCGACGGCGTGGCCCTTCTGTCGGGCGACGCCGTGATCCCCTCCTTCCGGGGCCGGGGCCTGCAGAAGGCGCTCATCCGGGCCCGCCTGGCCTTTGCGCAAGGGCGCGGCTGCGACCTTGCCTGCGCCTCCACGGCGCCGGGAACGGCCAGCCAGCGTTCGTACGAAGCCTGTGGCTTCCGCGTGGGCTATCCCAAGGTGGAGATGGCCCGGGACTGATCGGCGCGATGCGATAGTGGGGGGATGCGTCGCCCCGCACCCCCCACTGCCGCGCTCCTCGTGACGGCCCTCGCCTTCCATGTGGACATGCTCCTCTACTACCTGCTGGTGCCCCTTCTGCCGCGGTATGCCCGGGAGCTGCAGCTCAACCAGATGGAGGTGGGGATTCTCTTCGGCAGCTACGCCGTGGCGCTGCTGCTGGCGACTTTTCCCGTGGCTCTGCTCACGGACCGCTACGGCCGCCGCCGCCCCATGCTCTGGGGCCTGGCGGGACTGATGGTCACGACGCTGGTATTCGCGGTGTCGAAGCAGTACTGGCTGCTGGTGCTGGCGCGCTTCCTCCAGGGCGTCGCCGGCGCGGCGACCTGGCTGCCGGGCATGGCCCTGCTGGCGGATCACTTCCCGGCCGAGTCCCGGGGCAAGGCCATGGGCACGGCCTTCGCCGCCGCGAATCTCGGGGTGCTGATCGGGCCTCCGCTCTCGGGTTTCCTCGATCAGCATGGCGGTCCCTCCACGCCTTTCCTGCTGGGCGCGGTCCTGGTGGGCCTGGACGCGGCGGGCCGGGCCTTCCTGCTGCCGGTGACGGAACCGGCAAGAGGCCCGAGACTCCCTTTTCGACAGTTGCTGTCCAACCGAACCATCCGGGTCTTCGCCGGTGCCATGGCGCTGGGCTCCTGCCTGTGGGCCCTCCTGGAATCCACCCTGCCGCTGGATTTCGATCGCAGGCTGGGCCAGTCCCCGACGCAGATCGGCCTCTGTTTCGCGGGGGCGGCCGTGGCGCATACCCTCACCTCACCCTTGATGGGCCGTTTGTCCGACCGCATCGGCCGGGCCCGGGTGTTGCGCGTGGGGCTGATCCTGGTGGCGATCCTGCTGCCCCTTCCTGCCCTGCTGCCCCGGTCCTGGATGGTGGTGGTGGCCATGATGGGACTGGGCAGCACGGCAAGCTTCATCATGAGCCCCTGCAGTCCCGCCGTGGCGGACCAGGTGGAGCGGCTGGGGAGCCAGAGCTTCGCCTCGGCCTTCTCCATCCTGAACCTGGCCTACTCCGTGGGCATGATGGTGGGCCCTCTGGTGGGAGGAGCCCTGGTACAGGGTTTGGGGCTGGCCTGGGCCTTGAGTCTGTCCGGCCTCGGCTTTGCCGCCTACCTGCTGGCCATGAAGGGCGTCAAGGCCTGACGGCCCGGTAGATCCACCGCTCGGCCGCGGCGTCCCAGGGGCGTCCATCCAGGCCGCCATAGGCCTCGATGGCGCGGAAGCCGGCCTGCGCGAGACATGCCTGGACCTCGGCATCCGTGGGAATCCAAATGTCGTGGCGGAAGGCCTGGCCCTGGCAGCGTCGCTCGGTGAGGATGCGCCGGTGGTCGGGGCTCCAGGTGGCGCGCTCCTGGTAGCCCTCGTGGGGAAAGTCCAGCCAGTAGCCTTCCACTTCCGCCACGGAGGAGCGCAGGAAGTCCCGGCCCACCAGATCCAGGAGCAGGGCACCGCCGGGGCGCAGGACCCGGGCGGCTTCCGACAGCTGGCGGAGGTTCTCCTCCTCCGTGGCGAAGTAGCCCCAGCTTGTGAACGCGCAGAAGACGCCATCGGCGCAGCCGCCGCGGAAGGGGAGGTTCCGGAGGTCCAGGCGGGCCAAGGGCGCGGGGTGTTCCTCGGCGTGGCGGCGCAGGTTGAGGGTGCTCAGGTCGCCTCCGACCACCTCCAGGCCCCGGGCCTTCAGGTGGGGATGGAGGCGGCCCCAGCCGCAGGGCAGGTCCAGCACGCGGCTCCCGGCCGGGAGATCCAGCAGGGCCGCGAGCGCAGGGCCTTCCAGGGCGGCATCGGCCGCCTTGTCCGCGTAGATCTGGAAATAGGCGGGGTGATCGAAATCCCAGGCGAACCAGTCCATGGAACGAGTGTGGCAGGGCGCCCGGACCCTTCGGAGGAAACAAGCAGAAGCCCGGCTCAGCCGGGCTTCTGCGCGGGGCACCCTCGGAGAGGATTACTCCTCGTCGGACTCCGCCTTCACCAGCTTCACCGTGGGAGGCACCTGGGGCGTATTCACCATGCCCTTCCATACATAGCGTGTGCCCCGCTTCTGGCCGCTCTTGGTGATGAGCTTGGCTTCCTCCAGTTCCGTGAACAGGCGGCGAAGCGTGGCCGGCGCCCAGTCGCAATCCTTGAGGTCCAGGGCCACCTGGGCCTCGAAGCTGCTGAGGGAACCCTGGTCCTGGAGCTTCTGCATCAGGCCCTGTTTCAGATCCTCCAGCTCGGGTTTGGAACGGCGGGCCTTGGTCTTGAAGCCGGTGGGCTCGGCGGCCGCCACCGGGGCGGCGGGCTTGGCCGCGATCGGCGCAGGAGCCTGGACCCGGGCGGGAACCTCAGCCTGGACCAGCAGGCCATCCAGATAGATGTCGCCTCGCTCGGGCCGGAACATCACCACCACGGAGCCGGGTGCGAGGCCTTCCTGCTGAAGGGTGGTAATGATCCGCTCGCCGATGCGGGTTTCCTGTTCCGGCGAGAGGTTGGGGGACTGGATAATGACGACGGCCATGGCGGCTCCATTATGTATACGATGAATTCATCATACCCTTTCTTTTTTCAGCAGTAAAATGCGATTAGCCGGGTGGACCGGATAGACTTCCCCACCGAGGATCCCATGCGAAAGCAGAAGACCGACCGCCCCGAAGAACAGCAGCGTTTCGAGACCTTCCTGCGCTCGCGCCAGTTGAAGTTGACGGGCGAGCGGCTGGAGCTGGTGGAGGAGGTCTTCGGCCAGGCCCACCATTTCGACGCGGACCAGCTCCACATGGCCTTGAAGCAGAAGGGCAAGGCCATCAGCCGCGCCACCGTCTACCGCACCCTCGACCTGCTGGTGCAGTGCGGGCTGGTGCGGAAGAGCAGCTTCGGCGACCAGCACGCCCACTACGAGGCAGTGCGGAGCGACGAGCATCACGACCACCTGATCTGCCTGAACTGCGACGCCATCATCGAGTTCTTCCGGCCCAAGCTCGAGGCACTCCAGGACACCATCTGCCAGGAATACGGGTTCAAGCCCATGCACCACAGCCACCAGATTTTCGGCCTCTGCAAGGACTGCCAGGCGCTGGAGACCGACGCCCCCACCCTCGCGCACCGGTTGAGCCAGTTGAATGTTTGAATGTTCTCCGGGGGTATGCGCCTAGAAGCCCGGCAGAGCCGGGCTTCGGCTTGTCCCTCGGCCTCATGCCTTCGGTCTCATGGTCGTAGCCCGCGGCCCCGCGAGGCGCTAGGCTAGGCCATGCCGAAACTCACGCTCCAGGATCTTCAGCGCCTTCCCAAGACGGATCTGCATGTTCATCTCGACGGCAGCCTCCGCATCCCCACCATCCTCGAATTGGCCGAACAGCAGAAAGTGAAGCTGCCGGCAGACAGCATGGAGGGCCTGCGCCCCTTCGTGGAGGTCGGCGAGGACTGCAAGTCCCTCGTGGAGTACCTCAGGGCCTTCGATGTGACGCTGTCCGTGATGCAGACCTACGAGAGCCTGGTCCGCACCGCCTTCGAGCTGGCCGAGGATGCGGCCAAGGAGAATGTCCGCTACATGGAGGTGCGGTACAGCCCCATCCTCCATCAGCAGAAGGGGCTCACGCTCCACGCCATCGTCCAGGCGGTGCTCGAGGGGCTGGCCCAGGCGGAGCGGAAGTACAACATCAAGACCGGCGTCATCCTCTGCGGCATGCGCCACATCTCGCCCGACATCTCGCTGCGCCTGGCGGACCTCACCGTGGCCTTCAAGAACAAGGGCGTGGTGGGCTTCGACCTGGCGGGCGCCGAGGAGAACTTTCCCGCCAAGCGCCACAAGGACGCCTTCGGCCGCGTCCTGCAGAACAACATCAACTGCACCTTGCATGCGGGTGAGGCCTACGGTCCCGAGAGCATCCACCAGGCCATCCACCTCTGCGGGGCGCACCGCATCGGCCACGGCGTGCGGCTCATCGAGGATGGCGACCTGCTGAACTATGTGAACGACCACCGCATTCCGCTGGAGTGCTGCCCGTCGAGCAATGTGCAGACCAAGGCCGTGAAGAAGATGGCCGACCACCCGATCCGGCTGTTCTACGACCTGGGCTTGCGTGTCACCGTGAACACGGACAACCGCATGGTCACGGCCACCACGGTGAGCCACGAATTCCAGGTCATCCACGAGGAGCTGAACTTCAACCTCGAGGAGATCAAGGAGCTCATCATCATGGGCTTCAAGAGCGCCTTCCTGCCCTACGCCCTCAAGCGGGCCCTGTTGGCGGAAGTGGTGCACGAGTTGAAGGCCTTCAAGCCGGGCAGTCTGGAGAGCAAACGAGAGCAGCTCTGATATCCTGACTTCCGAGGTCAGGATTCATGCTGGATCGCTTCGCCGATTTTCTCGACCGCCACACCAAGGTCCTTCTCACCACGCACGAGAACCCGGACGGGGACGGCGTGGGCGCGGCGATCGCCCTGGCCGCCCACCTGAAAGGGCAGGGCAAGGCGGTCCGCATCGTGGTGACGCCGGTTCTTCCCGAGAACCTGCGCTTCCTGGATCCCGAGGGCTGGATCGAGGCCTTCGAGCCCGGCGGCGCCCATGGCGACCTGGCCGCCTGGCCCGATGCCTGGCTGCTCATCGACGCCTCGGAACCCCACCGGATGGGGCCGCTCTTCGCGGCGTTCCAGGGCACCGGGGCCGAGCGCGCCTGCCTAGACCATCACCTCAAGGACGCCCCGCAGGGCTTCGACGACGAGTTCACGGATTCCACGGCCAGCGCCAGCACGGAGCTGGTCTACGACCTGGTGCGGCCCCGCCTCGGCGGCGACCTCCCGCCCGTGATGGCCCAGGCCCTCTACGCCGGCATGGTGAGCGACACCGGCAACTTCCGGCACTCCAACACCACGCCGAAGATCCACCATGCCGCGGCTGACCTCATCGCCCAGGGCGTCCACCCCGCCCGGACCTACAACGCGCTCTATCAGACCGCCACGCCCGCCAAGCTCAAGCTCTTCGGCCGGGCCATGGGCGGACTCCAGCTACGGGATGCCGGCCGCTTCGCCTATGTCGCCGTGACCGCGACGGATCTGGCCGCCTGTGGCGCCACGCACGAGGATCTGGACGAGCTGGTGGAGGAACCCCGCAAGCTGTTCGGAGTGGAAGTCGCGGCCCTCTTTTCCGAGACCGCGGATGGCCGCGCCAAGGTCAGCCTGCGCTCCCGCGAGCGGGTGGATGTGAATGCGGTCTGCCGTTTGTTCGGCGGCGGCGGCCACCGCCTGGCTTCGGGCGCGAAGGTCGCGGAGTCCCTGCCGGCCTTCATCGCGCAGGTGGAAACGGCCGTTCAGGCTCAAATGGCGAAGGACATTGTCTAGATTATAAATAAGACATTACCGGGTTGCTCCGAATAGACCCTGGCTTCAGACTTCTTATTCCCCTGGGCGGCATCCAATCGCGTGGACGCACCCCTTCCTGGAATCCCATGACCCCCAAAGAACCCAGCAGCGCCCCGAAGCTCGAACTCTTCTGCAAGCTGCAGGCGGAGAAGGTCCCCTTCATCGCCAAGGCCAATGTCCCGTCCATCTTCGGGAAGTTCACGGTCTACGGCTTCCTGGAGCACGCCACGGGCAAAGAGCACTTGGCGATCGTGGCGGGGGAGATCGACGCCCGGAGGCGCATCCCGGTGCGCATCCATTCCGAATGCTGGACGGGGGATGTGCTGGGCAGCCTCAAGTGCGATTGCCGGCAGCAGCTCGAGGAAGGCCTTCGCCATGTGGCCGAGCATGGCGGCATGGTGCTCTACCTGCGCCAGGAGGGCCGTGGCATCGGCCTCCTGAACAAGCTCAAGGCCTATGCGCTGCAGGAGCAGGGGCTCGACACCGTGGAGGCCAACCACTCCCTGGGCTTCCCCGATGACCTCCGCACCTACGACTGCGCCGTGGAGATGCTGAAGTTCTTCGGCATCACCAAGGTCAAGCTGCTGACCAACAACCCGCGCAAGATCGGCGCGCTGGAATCGGCGGGCATCGAGGTCGAGCGGGAGCGCCACCAGCTGGCTTCCAATCCCCACAACCTGCGGTATCTCAAGACCAAGGCCCGCAAGAGCGGCCACATGCTGGATTTCGAGGAAGAGGCACTCTAGCGGATTCGGCGCTCAGCTGATAGCTATGTAGCCATGCCCGCACCCGTCTCCGACCAGACCATCTACGACATCTCGCATGTCATCCAGCTCTCGGTGGCGCCGGTCTTCCTGCTGACTTCCATCGGGACGATCCTGGGCGTGCTGTCCACGCGGCTGGCCCGCATCGTGGATCGGGCCCGCGCGTTGAAGGACCTGCTCGAGACAGCCTCGGAGGTCCGGATCGCGGCCATCCAGGATGAGATGCACACCCTGGCGCGGCGGCGGAACCTGATCAACCTGGCCATCACCTTCGGCACCACCGCGGCGCTGCTGGTCTGCGTCAGCATCGCCACAGTGTTCCTGGGGGCGGTGATGAAGGCCGGCGTCGCCGGGGCGGTGGCGTCGCTCTTCATCCTGGCCATGGCCGCCTTCGTGGCGGCGCTCGTGTTCTTCCTGCGGGAGATCCTCCTGGCGGTCCGGAGCCTCCACCTGGCCTGAGGTTTAGAGGTCGTAACGACCTCTAAAGGCTCTTGATCGCGGCGATCTCCTGGGGGTTCAGGTAGCGCCAGGCGCCGGGCTTCAGCAGGGGATCGGCCAGGGGGCCGAACTGCACCCGGCGCAGCTTGCTGACGGGGTGGCCCACGGCGGCGAACATGCGGCGGATCTGCTGATTCTTCCCTTCGGTGAGGGTCACCTTCAGCCAGGGGTTGTCGCCCTTCTCCGCGATTTCGATGTGGCAGGGCTTGAGGCGGCGTCCGCTGAGCAGGAAGCCCTCCTGGAATTCCTTGAGGAGCTCAGGCCGGGGATTGCGGTGCACTTTGACGAGGTAGACCTTGGGAATCTCGTGTTCGGGTCCCATGAGCACCTGGGCCAGGGCCCCGTCGTTGGTCATGAGCAGGAGCCCCTCGGAGTTGAAGTCCAGGCGGCCCACCGGGTAGAGCCGGCCCGGTACGCCCTTGAGGAGCGCCATCACGGTGGGGCGACCCTGGTCGTCCCTCACGGTGGTCACATAGCCCTTCGGCTTGTTCATGAGGATGTAGACCGGCGCCTCGCGCTGGATCTCGACCAGGTCCACGGTGATCTCGTCCCGGCGGGAGTCCGCGCAGGCGCCCAGTTCGGTGACGGTCTTCCCGTTCACCTGCACGCGGCCGTCGAGGATGATCTGTTCGCAGGCCCGGCGGCTGGCGATGCCCGCGGCGGCCAGGATCTTCTGCAGGCGCTCCTGGCCGGCCCGGGCAGGACGAGGCGAGGCGCCACCGCTGGGGCGGGACGGCGCGGCCTTGCGCGGGGCCTGCTTGGCCGCGGGCCGGGTCTTGTCGATGGCGGGGCGCCGGGCGGGAGCACCGGAGGTGGGGCGGGCGGTGGGGCGGGCGCCCGCGCTTGAGGATGGGCGGACGGCAGACGAGGACCGGGCCGGACCTGAGGTCGGACGGGCAGGAGCCGAGGTCCGGGTCACGCCGGCGGCCGGGCGGGCGGCGGTTGGCTTGCGGGTGGTGGGCGCGGTGCGGGGCCCCTTCGGGGCGGGCTTTCTCATGGCGGCTCCTTCGGCGTCTCCCGACGCGGAAGGGACAGTCTATCAGGCCACGGGCGTCCGAGTGGCCCGCATGAAGTAGTGGATGCCCGAGGCCAGCACCAGGGCGGCCACCAGCCAGTACATCTCGGGGAGGAAGGGATCCATCCAGGGGCGGTAGCCCAGGGCGTTGAAGAGCAGGCCGAGCGAAACGGCGATCAGCTGCATGGCGGTGCTGAGCTTCCCGAGCAGGCTCGGATGGAACTTGCTGTCGCTGAGTCGATCGACCGAGGCGAACGCGTAGAACGAGATCACCAGATCCCGCGTGATGGCGAGGATGGCCACCCACACGGGGACAGGCGCGGCCATGCCCTGGGTGCGCCAGGCCAGGAGGATAAAGGCCGTGGTCATCAGCAGCTTGTCCGCGGCCGGATCCAGCACGGCTCCCAGGTCCGAGCGCTGGTTGAAGGCCCGGGCGATGAGGCCGTCCAGCAGGTCGGTGAACCCCGCGGCGGCGAAGAGCGCGAAGGCCTGCCAGTGGTGGCCGTACCAGACCGCGATGGCGAAAAAGGGGATCGCCAGGATCCGCAGCAAGGTCAGTGCGTTGGGCAGGGTCAGTGGGCTGGAGGAGGTCATGTCCGGTCTAGTTTAGACGGAGATCACATCCTTTGACTTCGACCTTGTAGCACCCTGAGGCTGAGCTACACTGGATCGTGGAGTTGAGATTATGACTCAAAATCTATCAATCCCCCTGAGCGACCTCCAACCGGGGGACGAGGGGGAGGTCATCCAGGTGCAGGCCCAGGGCCAGATCCGTCAGCGCCTGCTGGAGATGGGCTTCATCCGGGGGGCGCGCCTCCGGGTCGAGAAGCTGGCGCCGCTGGGCGATCCCATGGAACTCGTGATCAAGGGCTACCACCTGTCGCTGCGGCGGGACGAGAGCGCCTGCATCCTCGTCCAGCGGGTGGCCTGATGGCCCTGACCATCGCCCTCGCGGGCAATCCCAACTGCGGGAAGACCACCCTGTTCAACGCCCTCACCGGGGCCCGGCATCATGTGGGCAACTGGCCCGGCGTCACCGTGGAGCGGCGCAGCGGAACCTTCGAACAGGACGGCTCGACCCTGGAGGTGGTGGACCTGCCCGGCACCTACTCCCTGGCTGCCCGCAGCGAGGACGAGCGCGTGGCGGCCCAGTTCCTGGCCTCCCCCGAAGTGGACCTGGTCCTGAATGTGCTCGACGCCTCGAATCTGGAGCGGAACCTCTACCTCAGCACCCAGCTGCTGGAACTCGGCAAGCCCGTGGCCTTCGTCCTGAACATGGTGGACGATGCCGAGAACCGCGGCGTGCGCATCGATGTGCCCGCCCTGGAGACGCTTCTGGGCGGCCCCGTGATCCCGACGGTGGGCAACCGCGAGCAGGGCATCCCCGAGCTGAAGGCCCTGCTGGCCGCCCTGGCCCGGGGGGAATCCACCCGCTGCCGGCGCGTCACGGTGGACTACGGGCACGACATCGAGGGCGAGCTGCGGAAGCTCGAGACCGA harbors:
- a CDS encoding energy transducer TonB, whose amino-acid sequence is MFPFAFPRGQGPAYADLPPTLQPCAIAASAPPSEYRLAATLSGLVYLLIGGAALALASLAPAAILQVNRPTKPERIIEFEGPRMPRFVEHRLPASGGSGGGLALPTAPAVAAPRVDPEVPAASLPTENHRGDLPAGGPGRADSPAQPNGSAQPMGMASPGIRDFTMVGLTELRRVEPVYPDFARRARIQGSVVLSMTVDDQGLPIQVQVLEGPQALHEAALQAARQWRFEPARIDGRSVAARFKLTLNFRLR
- a CDS encoding GNAT family N-acetyltransferase is translated as MFHDLPSLARRLESAQARQNERFNQAAGGRSLPVGGGFAHVRGPGHPLNQALGLIDPITEADLDAIESFLGTPTVLELSPGADPDLWPLLARRGYRLQQFQQLWIRSLAGVEEAPPPSEVRRAELGEAGSYNRIVAAGFMDQDDWRGLVPPFEVSLAVPDAWGFLAIVDGEPAGGGMLGIVDGVALLSGDAVIPSFRGRGLQKALIRARLAFAQGRGCDLACASTAPGTASQRSYEACGFRVGYPKVEMARD
- a CDS encoding MFS transporter yields the protein MRRPAPPTAALLVTALAFHVDMLLYYLLVPLLPRYARELQLNQMEVGILFGSYAVALLLATFPVALLTDRYGRRRPMLWGLAGLMVTTLVFAVSKQYWLLVLARFLQGVAGAATWLPGMALLADHFPAESRGKAMGTAFAAANLGVLIGPPLSGFLDQHGGPSTPFLLGAVLVGLDAAGRAFLLPVTEPARGPRLPFRQLLSNRTIRVFAGAMALGSCLWALLESTLPLDFDRRLGQSPTQIGLCFAGAAVAHTLTSPLMGRLSDRIGRARVLRVGLILVAILLPLPALLPRSWMVVVAMMGLGSTASFIMSPCSPAVADQVERLGSQSFASAFSILNLAYSVGMMVGPLVGGALVQGLGLAWALSLSGLGFAAYLLAMKGVKA
- a CDS encoding class I SAM-dependent methyltransferase; the protein is MDWFAWDFDHPAYFQIYADKAADAALEGPALAALLDLPAGSRVLDLPCGWGRLHPHLKARGLEVVGGDLSTLNLRRHAEEHPAPLARLDLRNLPFRGGCADGVFCAFTSWGYFATEEENLRQLSEAARVLRPGGALLLDLVGRDFLRSSVAEVEGYWLDFPHEGYQERATWSPDHRRILTERRCQGQAFRHDIWIPTDAEVQACLAQAGFRAIEAYGGLDGRPWDAAAERWIYRAVRP
- a CDS encoding Fur family transcriptional regulator, translating into MRKQKTDRPEEQQRFETFLRSRQLKLTGERLELVEEVFGQAHHFDADQLHMALKQKGKAISRATVYRTLDLLVQCGLVRKSSFGDQHAHYEAVRSDEHHDHLICLNCDAIIEFFRPKLEALQDTICQEYGFKPMHHSHQIFGLCKDCQALETDAPTLAHRLSQLNV
- a CDS encoding methyl-accepting chemotaxis protein produces the protein MALRTGMGQNGSFWKRIVARRWTADAAMLPILGLVAYLLFRASASLRPAEGAALMMVAVGLILLGRRWFFWYRDLVPDGFIADWAHLILQGDRTPHAPPPGLHEEARLAATALNALIEDCLRTRRDLEQLQQAVGREWRDLDDLLGQAHRQLADEAEARDSARERLETFGRDLKRSIEGPLRFDQIELNYRLRLDQHRLQGQAFRTSLEQAQGGLDQFENLLEELQDSFPRLRREEDALGRLADASIRQGARLSLAVKGLVAHTPRLLEETKARTDQLQQFRKSADGVRDQAEALARRIDAFRDESQQRIRSFGGAQGSLRIIDQAAQQTGLLAVNAAILAQQGGGGAGMQAIGGRLRSLAEQTSGGASNLERALDQHQLELERENTGLWDLQEVTQHLRSGIQELLRVAGHLDQQGQDMERALETHLGLVDQVRQTADRAELSLHEVRERSAAIEAALERQWGVEAKVFPERERLARIAHHLAEVGDEFARVSQQNIDETWHILIGHQEIRRSEAYLQIASGGLPGLLGSTDQPESPGNRLVWARTQRHPRLLVGSGSQLPMGRRDESGEVRLRLMGLDALDRPEPSAVEAWSCDADARVWSLRLIEPLRTEDHRLSLLETLKESPLVACLPGLDLRISPEGADILLATPYPGFPVFLGGLRLEMPVEAEAWTQGFREIEPRAPFHQQLIWIGPEVHPELRQGLMRLIHHWVRDDHRHESFMPWLPYEGNRPPCPWLSEGEVTDRLEGWPGIRCLGVDADPTLLHPLRDRLIQAGAVEGAEGAVLCAMGLAHAHPEALLLRLFQADLELAGAFHPELVPFQSRLRDEVLAAESSDPYRAAWQLLEDLQRKGWALPLPSA